A section of the Oryzias melastigma strain HK-1 linkage group LG14, ASM292280v2, whole genome shotgun sequence genome encodes:
- the LOC112142634 gene encoding histone acetyltransferase KAT5 isoform X1, with protein MADNCSSVEIVEGCRLPVLRKNQEHEDEWPLAEILSLKEVSGRKLFYVHYIDFNKRLDEWVTADRLDMKKLQFPKKEAKTPTKNGLSGSRPSSPEREVPVVSEKKDTNNDTALQKKQRKTLDLNLQSATAPSRGKTLPTPVQKRKEVVPLVTPVPPATPVPALPSSTETSQAAVFPVVREPPTFKAREDLEPLPTVTTNGTARRLIPPQPGRKRKANCGGSDEMIKVLQYNKPQSAGVFLPPPEDSQDSSDGIPTAPRMTGSLVSDRSHDDIVTRMKNIECIELGRHRLKPWYFSPYPQELTTLPILYLCEFCLKYLKSLKCLQRHLTKCNLRHPPGNEIYRKGTISFFEIDGRKNKNYSQNLCLLAKCFLDHKTLYYDTDPFLFYVMTEYDSKGFHIVGYFSKEKESTEDYNVACILTLPPYQRRGYGKLLIEFSYELSKVEGKTGTPEKPLSDLGLLSYRSYWSQTILEILMDLKPDNGERPQITINEISEITSVKKEDVISTLQYLNLINYYKGQYILTLSEEIVDGHEKAMQKRHLRIDPKCLHFTPKDWSKRGKW; from the exons ATGGCGGACAACTGTTCTTCG GTCGAGATTGTGGAAGGCTGTCGCCTCCCCGTTCTTCGTAAAAACCAAGAACACGAGGATGAGTGGC cTTTGGCTGAGATCCTGAGTTTGAAGGAGGTCTCTGGAAGAAAGCTGTTCTATGTTCACTACATTGACT TCAACAAGCGCTTAGATGAATGGGTCACAGCAGACAGGCTGGACATGAAGAAGCTCCAGTttccaaaaaaagaagctaaaacgCCCACAAAGAACGGACTGTCAGGCTCGCGTCCCAGCTCGCCAGAAAGAGAAGTACCGGTA GTGAGTGAGAAGAAAGATACAAACAATGACACAGCTTTGCAGAAGAAACAG AGGAAGACTCTAGATCTCAACCTCCAATCTGCCACAGCTCCTTCCAGAGGCAAAACCCTCCCCACGCCGGTACAA AAGAGGAAAGAGGTGGTTCCCCTGGTGACTCCGGTACCACCGGCCACTCCTGTGCCTGCCCTGCCGAGCTCGACCGAAACCTCCCAGGCAGCCGTTTTCCCTGTCGTCAGAGAGCCCCCCACCTTCAAGGCGCGAGAAGACCTGGAACCGCTTCCCACAGTCACAACG AACGGCACCGCTCGCCGTCTAATACCCCCACAGCCCGGGAGAAAGAGGAAAGCTAACTGTGGGGGGTCTGATGAG ATGATAAAGGTGTTGCAGTATAACAAGCCTCAAAGTGCCGGCGTCTTTCTACCCCCACCAGAG GACTCCCAGGACAGCTCTGACGGCATACCGACAGCACCCCGCATGACCGGCAGCCTGGTGTCAGATCGCAGTCACGATGACATCGTCACCCGCATGAAAAACATCGAGTGCATCGAGTTAGGCCGGCACAGGCTCAAGCCGTGGTACTTTTCACCGTACCCGCAGGAGCTGACCACTTTGCCTATTCTCTACCTCTGTGAATTCTGCCTCAAGTACCTAAAAAGCCTCAAGTGTCTCCAGAGGCATCTG ACTAAATGTAACCTGAGACATCCTCCAGGCAATGAAATCTACCGCAAAGGAACCATATCCTTCTTTGAGATTGAtggcagaaaaaacaaa AATTATTCCCAGAACCTGTGCTTACTTGCAAAGTGTTTCCTAGACCATAAGACGTTGTACTACGACACGGATCCTTTCCTCTTTTATGTCATGACGGAGTACGACTCCAAAGGCTTCCATATAGTGGGATACTTCTCTAAG gaaaaagaaTCAACTGAAGATTATAATGTTGCTTGTATCCTCACCTTACCTCCCTACCAAAGGAGAGGCTATGGCAAACTGCTCATCGAGTTCA GCTATGAACTGTCTAAAGTAGAGGGGAAGACGGGAACTCCAGAGAAACCTCTGTCTGATCTCGGCCTCCTGTCGTATCGTTCCTACTGGTCTCAAACTATCCTGGAAATTCTCATGGACCTGAAACCTGATAATGGAGAAAGGCCTCAGATTACCATCAA TGAAATCAGTGAAATAACAAGTGTGAAGAAAGAAGATGTCATCTCAACACTTCAGTACCTCAACTTAATCAACTATTACAAG GGTCAGTACATCCTGACTCTTTCAGAGGAGATAGTGGACGGACACGAGAAAGCGATGCAGAAGAGGCACCTGCGCATTGATCCCAAATGCCTGCACTTTACTCCCAAGGACTGGAGCAAACGGGGGAAGTGGTAG
- the LOC112142634 gene encoding histone acetyltransferase KAT5 isoform X2 — protein sequence MADNCSSVEIVEGCRLPVLRKNQEHEDEWPLAEILSLKEVSGRKLFYVHYIDFNKRLDEWVTADRLDMKKLQFPKKEAKTPTKNGLSGSRPSSPEREVPVVSEKKDTNNDTALQKKQRKTLDLNLQSATAPSRGKTLPTPVQRKEVVPLVTPVPPATPVPALPSSTETSQAAVFPVVREPPTFKAREDLEPLPTVTTNGTARRLIPPQPGRKRKANCGGSDEMIKVLQYNKPQSAGVFLPPPEDSQDSSDGIPTAPRMTGSLVSDRSHDDIVTRMKNIECIELGRHRLKPWYFSPYPQELTTLPILYLCEFCLKYLKSLKCLQRHLTKCNLRHPPGNEIYRKGTISFFEIDGRKNKNYSQNLCLLAKCFLDHKTLYYDTDPFLFYVMTEYDSKGFHIVGYFSKEKESTEDYNVACILTLPPYQRRGYGKLLIEFSYELSKVEGKTGTPEKPLSDLGLLSYRSYWSQTILEILMDLKPDNGERPQITINEISEITSVKKEDVISTLQYLNLINYYKGQYILTLSEEIVDGHEKAMQKRHLRIDPKCLHFTPKDWSKRGKW from the exons ATGGCGGACAACTGTTCTTCG GTCGAGATTGTGGAAGGCTGTCGCCTCCCCGTTCTTCGTAAAAACCAAGAACACGAGGATGAGTGGC cTTTGGCTGAGATCCTGAGTTTGAAGGAGGTCTCTGGAAGAAAGCTGTTCTATGTTCACTACATTGACT TCAACAAGCGCTTAGATGAATGGGTCACAGCAGACAGGCTGGACATGAAGAAGCTCCAGTttccaaaaaaagaagctaaaacgCCCACAAAGAACGGACTGTCAGGCTCGCGTCCCAGCTCGCCAGAAAGAGAAGTACCGGTA GTGAGTGAGAAGAAAGATACAAACAATGACACAGCTTTGCAGAAGAAACAG AGGAAGACTCTAGATCTCAACCTCCAATCTGCCACAGCTCCTTCCAGAGGCAAAACCCTCCCCACGCCGGTACAA AGGAAAGAGGTGGTTCCCCTGGTGACTCCGGTACCACCGGCCACTCCTGTGCCTGCCCTGCCGAGCTCGACCGAAACCTCCCAGGCAGCCGTTTTCCCTGTCGTCAGAGAGCCCCCCACCTTCAAGGCGCGAGAAGACCTGGAACCGCTTCCCACAGTCACAACG AACGGCACCGCTCGCCGTCTAATACCCCCACAGCCCGGGAGAAAGAGGAAAGCTAACTGTGGGGGGTCTGATGAG ATGATAAAGGTGTTGCAGTATAACAAGCCTCAAAGTGCCGGCGTCTTTCTACCCCCACCAGAG GACTCCCAGGACAGCTCTGACGGCATACCGACAGCACCCCGCATGACCGGCAGCCTGGTGTCAGATCGCAGTCACGATGACATCGTCACCCGCATGAAAAACATCGAGTGCATCGAGTTAGGCCGGCACAGGCTCAAGCCGTGGTACTTTTCACCGTACCCGCAGGAGCTGACCACTTTGCCTATTCTCTACCTCTGTGAATTCTGCCTCAAGTACCTAAAAAGCCTCAAGTGTCTCCAGAGGCATCTG ACTAAATGTAACCTGAGACATCCTCCAGGCAATGAAATCTACCGCAAAGGAACCATATCCTTCTTTGAGATTGAtggcagaaaaaacaaa AATTATTCCCAGAACCTGTGCTTACTTGCAAAGTGTTTCCTAGACCATAAGACGTTGTACTACGACACGGATCCTTTCCTCTTTTATGTCATGACGGAGTACGACTCCAAAGGCTTCCATATAGTGGGATACTTCTCTAAG gaaaaagaaTCAACTGAAGATTATAATGTTGCTTGTATCCTCACCTTACCTCCCTACCAAAGGAGAGGCTATGGCAAACTGCTCATCGAGTTCA GCTATGAACTGTCTAAAGTAGAGGGGAAGACGGGAACTCCAGAGAAACCTCTGTCTGATCTCGGCCTCCTGTCGTATCGTTCCTACTGGTCTCAAACTATCCTGGAAATTCTCATGGACCTGAAACCTGATAATGGAGAAAGGCCTCAGATTACCATCAA TGAAATCAGTGAAATAACAAGTGTGAAGAAAGAAGATGTCATCTCAACACTTCAGTACCTCAACTTAATCAACTATTACAAG GGTCAGTACATCCTGACTCTTTCAGAGGAGATAGTGGACGGACACGAGAAAGCGATGCAGAAGAGGCACCTGCGCATTGATCCCAAATGCCTGCACTTTACTCCCAAGGACTGGAGCAAACGGGGGAAGTGGTAG
- the LOC112142634 gene encoding histone acetyltransferase KAT5 isoform X3 — protein MADNCSSVEIVEGCRLPVLRKNQEHEDEWPLAEILSLKEVSGRKLFYVHYIDFNKRLDEWVTADRLDMKKLQFPKKEAKTPTKNGLSGSRPSSPEREVPVVSEKKDTNNDTALQKKQRKTLDLNLQSATAPSRGKTLPTPKRKEVVPLVTPVPPATPVPALPSSTETSQAAVFPVVREPPTFKAREDLEPLPTVTTNGTARRLIPPQPGRKRKANCGGSDEMIKVLQYNKPQSAGVFLPPPEDSQDSSDGIPTAPRMTGSLVSDRSHDDIVTRMKNIECIELGRHRLKPWYFSPYPQELTTLPILYLCEFCLKYLKSLKCLQRHLTKCNLRHPPGNEIYRKGTISFFEIDGRKNKNYSQNLCLLAKCFLDHKTLYYDTDPFLFYVMTEYDSKGFHIVGYFSKEKESTEDYNVACILTLPPYQRRGYGKLLIEFSYELSKVEGKTGTPEKPLSDLGLLSYRSYWSQTILEILMDLKPDNGERPQITINEISEITSVKKEDVISTLQYLNLINYYKGQYILTLSEEIVDGHEKAMQKRHLRIDPKCLHFTPKDWSKRGKW, from the exons ATGGCGGACAACTGTTCTTCG GTCGAGATTGTGGAAGGCTGTCGCCTCCCCGTTCTTCGTAAAAACCAAGAACACGAGGATGAGTGGC cTTTGGCTGAGATCCTGAGTTTGAAGGAGGTCTCTGGAAGAAAGCTGTTCTATGTTCACTACATTGACT TCAACAAGCGCTTAGATGAATGGGTCACAGCAGACAGGCTGGACATGAAGAAGCTCCAGTttccaaaaaaagaagctaaaacgCCCACAAAGAACGGACTGTCAGGCTCGCGTCCCAGCTCGCCAGAAAGAGAAGTACCGGTA GTGAGTGAGAAGAAAGATACAAACAATGACACAGCTTTGCAGAAGAAACAG AGGAAGACTCTAGATCTCAACCTCCAATCTGCCACAGCTCCTTCCAGAGGCAAAACCCTCCCCACGCCG AAGAGGAAAGAGGTGGTTCCCCTGGTGACTCCGGTACCACCGGCCACTCCTGTGCCTGCCCTGCCGAGCTCGACCGAAACCTCCCAGGCAGCCGTTTTCCCTGTCGTCAGAGAGCCCCCCACCTTCAAGGCGCGAGAAGACCTGGAACCGCTTCCCACAGTCACAACG AACGGCACCGCTCGCCGTCTAATACCCCCACAGCCCGGGAGAAAGAGGAAAGCTAACTGTGGGGGGTCTGATGAG ATGATAAAGGTGTTGCAGTATAACAAGCCTCAAAGTGCCGGCGTCTTTCTACCCCCACCAGAG GACTCCCAGGACAGCTCTGACGGCATACCGACAGCACCCCGCATGACCGGCAGCCTGGTGTCAGATCGCAGTCACGATGACATCGTCACCCGCATGAAAAACATCGAGTGCATCGAGTTAGGCCGGCACAGGCTCAAGCCGTGGTACTTTTCACCGTACCCGCAGGAGCTGACCACTTTGCCTATTCTCTACCTCTGTGAATTCTGCCTCAAGTACCTAAAAAGCCTCAAGTGTCTCCAGAGGCATCTG ACTAAATGTAACCTGAGACATCCTCCAGGCAATGAAATCTACCGCAAAGGAACCATATCCTTCTTTGAGATTGAtggcagaaaaaacaaa AATTATTCCCAGAACCTGTGCTTACTTGCAAAGTGTTTCCTAGACCATAAGACGTTGTACTACGACACGGATCCTTTCCTCTTTTATGTCATGACGGAGTACGACTCCAAAGGCTTCCATATAGTGGGATACTTCTCTAAG gaaaaagaaTCAACTGAAGATTATAATGTTGCTTGTATCCTCACCTTACCTCCCTACCAAAGGAGAGGCTATGGCAAACTGCTCATCGAGTTCA GCTATGAACTGTCTAAAGTAGAGGGGAAGACGGGAACTCCAGAGAAACCTCTGTCTGATCTCGGCCTCCTGTCGTATCGTTCCTACTGGTCTCAAACTATCCTGGAAATTCTCATGGACCTGAAACCTGATAATGGAGAAAGGCCTCAGATTACCATCAA TGAAATCAGTGAAATAACAAGTGTGAAGAAAGAAGATGTCATCTCAACACTTCAGTACCTCAACTTAATCAACTATTACAAG GGTCAGTACATCCTGACTCTTTCAGAGGAGATAGTGGACGGACACGAGAAAGCGATGCAGAAGAGGCACCTGCGCATTGATCCCAAATGCCTGCACTTTACTCCCAAGGACTGGAGCAAACGGGGGAAGTGGTAG
- the LOC112142634 gene encoding histone acetyltransferase KAT5 isoform X4, translating into MADNCSSVEIVEGCRLPVLRKNQEHEDEWPLAEILSLKEVSGRKLFYVHYIDFNKRLDEWVTADRLDMKKLQFPKKEAKTPTKNGLSGSRPSSPEREVPVVSEKKDTNNDTALQKKQRKTLDLNLQSATAPSRGKTLPTPRKEVVPLVTPVPPATPVPALPSSTETSQAAVFPVVREPPTFKAREDLEPLPTVTTNGTARRLIPPQPGRKRKANCGGSDEMIKVLQYNKPQSAGVFLPPPEDSQDSSDGIPTAPRMTGSLVSDRSHDDIVTRMKNIECIELGRHRLKPWYFSPYPQELTTLPILYLCEFCLKYLKSLKCLQRHLTKCNLRHPPGNEIYRKGTISFFEIDGRKNKNYSQNLCLLAKCFLDHKTLYYDTDPFLFYVMTEYDSKGFHIVGYFSKEKESTEDYNVACILTLPPYQRRGYGKLLIEFSYELSKVEGKTGTPEKPLSDLGLLSYRSYWSQTILEILMDLKPDNGERPQITINEISEITSVKKEDVISTLQYLNLINYYKGQYILTLSEEIVDGHEKAMQKRHLRIDPKCLHFTPKDWSKRGKW; encoded by the exons ATGGCGGACAACTGTTCTTCG GTCGAGATTGTGGAAGGCTGTCGCCTCCCCGTTCTTCGTAAAAACCAAGAACACGAGGATGAGTGGC cTTTGGCTGAGATCCTGAGTTTGAAGGAGGTCTCTGGAAGAAAGCTGTTCTATGTTCACTACATTGACT TCAACAAGCGCTTAGATGAATGGGTCACAGCAGACAGGCTGGACATGAAGAAGCTCCAGTttccaaaaaaagaagctaaaacgCCCACAAAGAACGGACTGTCAGGCTCGCGTCCCAGCTCGCCAGAAAGAGAAGTACCGGTA GTGAGTGAGAAGAAAGATACAAACAATGACACAGCTTTGCAGAAGAAACAG AGGAAGACTCTAGATCTCAACCTCCAATCTGCCACAGCTCCTTCCAGAGGCAAAACCCTCCCCACGCCG AGGAAAGAGGTGGTTCCCCTGGTGACTCCGGTACCACCGGCCACTCCTGTGCCTGCCCTGCCGAGCTCGACCGAAACCTCCCAGGCAGCCGTTTTCCCTGTCGTCAGAGAGCCCCCCACCTTCAAGGCGCGAGAAGACCTGGAACCGCTTCCCACAGTCACAACG AACGGCACCGCTCGCCGTCTAATACCCCCACAGCCCGGGAGAAAGAGGAAAGCTAACTGTGGGGGGTCTGATGAG ATGATAAAGGTGTTGCAGTATAACAAGCCTCAAAGTGCCGGCGTCTTTCTACCCCCACCAGAG GACTCCCAGGACAGCTCTGACGGCATACCGACAGCACCCCGCATGACCGGCAGCCTGGTGTCAGATCGCAGTCACGATGACATCGTCACCCGCATGAAAAACATCGAGTGCATCGAGTTAGGCCGGCACAGGCTCAAGCCGTGGTACTTTTCACCGTACCCGCAGGAGCTGACCACTTTGCCTATTCTCTACCTCTGTGAATTCTGCCTCAAGTACCTAAAAAGCCTCAAGTGTCTCCAGAGGCATCTG ACTAAATGTAACCTGAGACATCCTCCAGGCAATGAAATCTACCGCAAAGGAACCATATCCTTCTTTGAGATTGAtggcagaaaaaacaaa AATTATTCCCAGAACCTGTGCTTACTTGCAAAGTGTTTCCTAGACCATAAGACGTTGTACTACGACACGGATCCTTTCCTCTTTTATGTCATGACGGAGTACGACTCCAAAGGCTTCCATATAGTGGGATACTTCTCTAAG gaaaaagaaTCAACTGAAGATTATAATGTTGCTTGTATCCTCACCTTACCTCCCTACCAAAGGAGAGGCTATGGCAAACTGCTCATCGAGTTCA GCTATGAACTGTCTAAAGTAGAGGGGAAGACGGGAACTCCAGAGAAACCTCTGTCTGATCTCGGCCTCCTGTCGTATCGTTCCTACTGGTCTCAAACTATCCTGGAAATTCTCATGGACCTGAAACCTGATAATGGAGAAAGGCCTCAGATTACCATCAA TGAAATCAGTGAAATAACAAGTGTGAAGAAAGAAGATGTCATCTCAACACTTCAGTACCTCAACTTAATCAACTATTACAAG GGTCAGTACATCCTGACTCTTTCAGAGGAGATAGTGGACGGACACGAGAAAGCGATGCAGAAGAGGCACCTGCGCATTGATCCCAAATGCCTGCACTTTACTCCCAAGGACTGGAGCAAACGGGGGAAGTGGTAG
- the LOC112142634 gene encoding histone acetyltransferase KAT5 isoform X5, with translation MADNCSSVEIVEGCRLPVLRKNQEHEDEWPLAEILSLKEVSGRKLFYVHYIDFNKRLDEWVTADRLDMKKLQFPKKEAKTPTKNGLSGSRPSSPEREVPVRKTLDLNLQSATAPSRGKTLPTPVQKRKEVVPLVTPVPPATPVPALPSSTETSQAAVFPVVREPPTFKAREDLEPLPTVTTNGTARRLIPPQPGRKRKANCGGSDEMIKVLQYNKPQSAGVFLPPPEDSQDSSDGIPTAPRMTGSLVSDRSHDDIVTRMKNIECIELGRHRLKPWYFSPYPQELTTLPILYLCEFCLKYLKSLKCLQRHLTKCNLRHPPGNEIYRKGTISFFEIDGRKNKNYSQNLCLLAKCFLDHKTLYYDTDPFLFYVMTEYDSKGFHIVGYFSKEKESTEDYNVACILTLPPYQRRGYGKLLIEFSYELSKVEGKTGTPEKPLSDLGLLSYRSYWSQTILEILMDLKPDNGERPQITINEISEITSVKKEDVISTLQYLNLINYYKGQYILTLSEEIVDGHEKAMQKRHLRIDPKCLHFTPKDWSKRGKW, from the exons ATGGCGGACAACTGTTCTTCG GTCGAGATTGTGGAAGGCTGTCGCCTCCCCGTTCTTCGTAAAAACCAAGAACACGAGGATGAGTGGC cTTTGGCTGAGATCCTGAGTTTGAAGGAGGTCTCTGGAAGAAAGCTGTTCTATGTTCACTACATTGACT TCAACAAGCGCTTAGATGAATGGGTCACAGCAGACAGGCTGGACATGAAGAAGCTCCAGTttccaaaaaaagaagctaaaacgCCCACAAAGAACGGACTGTCAGGCTCGCGTCCCAGCTCGCCAGAAAGAGAAGTACCGGTA AGGAAGACTCTAGATCTCAACCTCCAATCTGCCACAGCTCCTTCCAGAGGCAAAACCCTCCCCACGCCGGTACAA AAGAGGAAAGAGGTGGTTCCCCTGGTGACTCCGGTACCACCGGCCACTCCTGTGCCTGCCCTGCCGAGCTCGACCGAAACCTCCCAGGCAGCCGTTTTCCCTGTCGTCAGAGAGCCCCCCACCTTCAAGGCGCGAGAAGACCTGGAACCGCTTCCCACAGTCACAACG AACGGCACCGCTCGCCGTCTAATACCCCCACAGCCCGGGAGAAAGAGGAAAGCTAACTGTGGGGGGTCTGATGAG ATGATAAAGGTGTTGCAGTATAACAAGCCTCAAAGTGCCGGCGTCTTTCTACCCCCACCAGAG GACTCCCAGGACAGCTCTGACGGCATACCGACAGCACCCCGCATGACCGGCAGCCTGGTGTCAGATCGCAGTCACGATGACATCGTCACCCGCATGAAAAACATCGAGTGCATCGAGTTAGGCCGGCACAGGCTCAAGCCGTGGTACTTTTCACCGTACCCGCAGGAGCTGACCACTTTGCCTATTCTCTACCTCTGTGAATTCTGCCTCAAGTACCTAAAAAGCCTCAAGTGTCTCCAGAGGCATCTG ACTAAATGTAACCTGAGACATCCTCCAGGCAATGAAATCTACCGCAAAGGAACCATATCCTTCTTTGAGATTGAtggcagaaaaaacaaa AATTATTCCCAGAACCTGTGCTTACTTGCAAAGTGTTTCCTAGACCATAAGACGTTGTACTACGACACGGATCCTTTCCTCTTTTATGTCATGACGGAGTACGACTCCAAAGGCTTCCATATAGTGGGATACTTCTCTAAG gaaaaagaaTCAACTGAAGATTATAATGTTGCTTGTATCCTCACCTTACCTCCCTACCAAAGGAGAGGCTATGGCAAACTGCTCATCGAGTTCA GCTATGAACTGTCTAAAGTAGAGGGGAAGACGGGAACTCCAGAGAAACCTCTGTCTGATCTCGGCCTCCTGTCGTATCGTTCCTACTGGTCTCAAACTATCCTGGAAATTCTCATGGACCTGAAACCTGATAATGGAGAAAGGCCTCAGATTACCATCAA TGAAATCAGTGAAATAACAAGTGTGAAGAAAGAAGATGTCATCTCAACACTTCAGTACCTCAACTTAATCAACTATTACAAG GGTCAGTACATCCTGACTCTTTCAGAGGAGATAGTGGACGGACACGAGAAAGCGATGCAGAAGAGGCACCTGCGCATTGATCCCAAATGCCTGCACTTTACTCCCAAGGACTGGAGCAAACGGGGGAAGTGGTAG
- the LOC112142634 gene encoding histone acetyltransferase KAT5 isoform X6, whose translation MADNCSSVEIVEGCRLPVLRKNQEHEDEWPLAEILSLKEVSGRKLFYVHYIDFNKRLDEWVTADRLDMKKLQFPKKEAKTPTKNGLSGSRPSSPEREVPVRKTLDLNLQSATAPSRGKTLPTPKRKEVVPLVTPVPPATPVPALPSSTETSQAAVFPVVREPPTFKAREDLEPLPTVTTNGTARRLIPPQPGRKRKANCGGSDEMIKVLQYNKPQSAGVFLPPPEDSQDSSDGIPTAPRMTGSLVSDRSHDDIVTRMKNIECIELGRHRLKPWYFSPYPQELTTLPILYLCEFCLKYLKSLKCLQRHLTKCNLRHPPGNEIYRKGTISFFEIDGRKNKNYSQNLCLLAKCFLDHKTLYYDTDPFLFYVMTEYDSKGFHIVGYFSKEKESTEDYNVACILTLPPYQRRGYGKLLIEFSYELSKVEGKTGTPEKPLSDLGLLSYRSYWSQTILEILMDLKPDNGERPQITINEISEITSVKKEDVISTLQYLNLINYYKGQYILTLSEEIVDGHEKAMQKRHLRIDPKCLHFTPKDWSKRGKW comes from the exons ATGGCGGACAACTGTTCTTCG GTCGAGATTGTGGAAGGCTGTCGCCTCCCCGTTCTTCGTAAAAACCAAGAACACGAGGATGAGTGGC cTTTGGCTGAGATCCTGAGTTTGAAGGAGGTCTCTGGAAGAAAGCTGTTCTATGTTCACTACATTGACT TCAACAAGCGCTTAGATGAATGGGTCACAGCAGACAGGCTGGACATGAAGAAGCTCCAGTttccaaaaaaagaagctaaaacgCCCACAAAGAACGGACTGTCAGGCTCGCGTCCCAGCTCGCCAGAAAGAGAAGTACCGGTA AGGAAGACTCTAGATCTCAACCTCCAATCTGCCACAGCTCCTTCCAGAGGCAAAACCCTCCCCACGCCG AAGAGGAAAGAGGTGGTTCCCCTGGTGACTCCGGTACCACCGGCCACTCCTGTGCCTGCCCTGCCGAGCTCGACCGAAACCTCCCAGGCAGCCGTTTTCCCTGTCGTCAGAGAGCCCCCCACCTTCAAGGCGCGAGAAGACCTGGAACCGCTTCCCACAGTCACAACG AACGGCACCGCTCGCCGTCTAATACCCCCACAGCCCGGGAGAAAGAGGAAAGCTAACTGTGGGGGGTCTGATGAG ATGATAAAGGTGTTGCAGTATAACAAGCCTCAAAGTGCCGGCGTCTTTCTACCCCCACCAGAG GACTCCCAGGACAGCTCTGACGGCATACCGACAGCACCCCGCATGACCGGCAGCCTGGTGTCAGATCGCAGTCACGATGACATCGTCACCCGCATGAAAAACATCGAGTGCATCGAGTTAGGCCGGCACAGGCTCAAGCCGTGGTACTTTTCACCGTACCCGCAGGAGCTGACCACTTTGCCTATTCTCTACCTCTGTGAATTCTGCCTCAAGTACCTAAAAAGCCTCAAGTGTCTCCAGAGGCATCTG ACTAAATGTAACCTGAGACATCCTCCAGGCAATGAAATCTACCGCAAAGGAACCATATCCTTCTTTGAGATTGAtggcagaaaaaacaaa AATTATTCCCAGAACCTGTGCTTACTTGCAAAGTGTTTCCTAGACCATAAGACGTTGTACTACGACACGGATCCTTTCCTCTTTTATGTCATGACGGAGTACGACTCCAAAGGCTTCCATATAGTGGGATACTTCTCTAAG gaaaaagaaTCAACTGAAGATTATAATGTTGCTTGTATCCTCACCTTACCTCCCTACCAAAGGAGAGGCTATGGCAAACTGCTCATCGAGTTCA GCTATGAACTGTCTAAAGTAGAGGGGAAGACGGGAACTCCAGAGAAACCTCTGTCTGATCTCGGCCTCCTGTCGTATCGTTCCTACTGGTCTCAAACTATCCTGGAAATTCTCATGGACCTGAAACCTGATAATGGAGAAAGGCCTCAGATTACCATCAA TGAAATCAGTGAAATAACAAGTGTGAAGAAAGAAGATGTCATCTCAACACTTCAGTACCTCAACTTAATCAACTATTACAAG GGTCAGTACATCCTGACTCTTTCAGAGGAGATAGTGGACGGACACGAGAAAGCGATGCAGAAGAGGCACCTGCGCATTGATCCCAAATGCCTGCACTTTACTCCCAAGGACTGGAGCAAACGGGGGAAGTGGTAG